The Vitis vinifera cultivar Pinot Noir 40024 chromosome 16, ASM3070453v1 DNA segment tgtttcaaggaaagaaatcagatacactaTGGGATAACATAAAATTCTTTACCTTACACGGACTTTCCCTCTGTGATTCTTCTATGTAGGCAATCTTTATCTATTacaaggaattgaaatgaaacacataatttatacttcctaatgatgaaaatttatacaatttactgttgctaatttttaaattctaatattCTTTAATCTACATGCCTataggttttcaaatcaaatttgaattgaattaaacaatatttacaatgcatattaatattcCCTAATTAACtaccaaacactaattgctttgattttcttaaagcctaacctattaacaaatcccaagtgtccaaataacctaattaatcaaatgtttactaatctatttttcaattaaaccaaattaaacaaagatttatgttGATcgtaccattaataaaatacttaaagcTAAATGCTTTAATCCTTAATTAGttatgatttttaactaaaacatgtttatacctaattacactcaacttttacacaaattttaccgTTAATTTGTTTCAGCATACCATTAAGAACTAAAATAAACCAGaattactaaattaaacaacttgcttacctcaaatcttcactttctctctcaagatcctctctctaacccaagctgCTGCAGCTaaaatggtgcaaaacgagctgcagACCCTTATATAGGGCTCTCCATGcagccaagtaggaggtggtAGGCCACATGGCTGCTACCAACCCACTCAAGTAGGAGGTGGGAGGCCACTTGGCTACCACTAACTCCAACTTCCCAAATTTGCACTTTAGTTCTTCtagttatcaaaaattaaacccACAATTGCctattagtcctttaggttttcataactatAATCAGCCCCTAAGAACTTAATAAACAGgcttaagtcattaactaatctcacttaaccttaatcaaagtttaattcataattaaataggattaacactaaactagttttaacatctaattaagcacgtttaaagttaagtactaaaataatcattattgcctatttaattcactAGTGCTAGGTATTACATGCCCGGATCATTTATGTGTTACTAAACGGGTCAAAATAAACTGAAATTTCTATTACCTAGATAGGCACATGTCTTATCTCGCACATTCTACTATGAGCATGACTGGAATTTACTTTATGAATTAGTTTCCTTCTAGTTCTACAGGATAGTTCTTGGTTTTGACTACAAGCTTCAATTAAGTTTTTTAACTGTGAAACAATCAAATTCTTACCATATAAACCTGTAATTGGTTTGTGTAGGTCTGAGCTATTCGATAAAGCTCTTGATCAATATGTGAGGGGTCTTGGATAGCATCTCAAGGTAGCACTTAACTGCCATTATCTGGTTTTGCACTCTGAATTATATTTCCATGACTCCGAGTCACTCATCAGTACTTTTGCTGCCTCATCTAGAGCAATGAAATGAACATGAATTTCCATTTGGCAGATTACAGTCAGTTTGGCTATCAGCATACCAGTAGATTGGTTCATGTGCAGGTCAGTGAAACTACCCATTTTGTGGATATCATGTCCCAGTTTTCATTACGAGTATGTATTGTGGGAGATAAGCCTATAACTTTGATAGATGGACTTTGAGAACTGTTTTTTCCCAAGGCTCTGTCCATTAGAAGGGGATCTATTATTGAAATATAGTTTGTGTTTGGTGATAATTTTATTGTAGAACTTCGTGAATATTGTTCCTTTGTTTCTTGTCCATGCAAAAAGACACATGAATCCATGGTGAAAAGAATTGCATGCATCACTGCTGCTATTATTTAATATCGTTCTAATTATGCTTTTGCTCCCtttttgcaaaaaaataatttccacaaCAGATTTCAAGTTTAACTTATTGAATGTGAAGATCCATGCTCTGCGTATTTGGTGGATCCTATGGCAGTGGCATGCATCTGAGTTACTGGCATGTTCAATTCATCTTTTGGGTTGCCACATCTCTTTTTTCTTCAGATTGAAGCCTAGGCAAAATTTAGCATGTTGGTTGGTTTCCAAAGCTATGTAGAATTTGTTGTATACAAGATTCTCTCGATTCTTGCTTTCCACTTTTATGGGTTCTCAGGTATCTCGAGTGTGTGAGGAGTCTGACAAAAAGGCCTTCATTTTGCTTTAATTACATTTGATAGTCTTTTcatggtatttatttatttattgtgaaTAGACATTTTTGGAACTACATTGATAAACATCATCTTTGTTAGTTTTTTCTACTGATGATTTTTctacaattttcttttaatggaTGGAAAGTACTAACAGAAAAGCCCAATAAGGGGCAAACCTAGTAAAGGGGTAATTTACAAGGAAACATTTGAGCTCCCCTGTTTTGTCTATAAGAAGAAAGAGGCATGAAGCCAAGATTGCAAGGAATCATCCAAGCTCCTCTGtttattctaataaaaaaagaaaaaagcccAAGGTTTTTGTCATGGAGACAAATTAATAGCATTTAATTTCTGCAGGATTATAAGTTTGAGTTCCTGCAAGTTTGGTCTTATGTCTTTAGGTGGGAGCCCCTTTTTTTGTAATTGAGGTGCATCATGTTCTTGATTGGTGTTGCCAGGTTCTTGGAATAGCACAAATGACTTCAAGAAAGAGTATCTTTACCTGAAACCAATACTGTTGCATAGGCTAAATAACACCTTTAGGATTGAACCTCCCTTTGGAACTTGAAGACATTGCTGCATAACACTTACAGAGAGTAGCTTAATTTGAgtgtgtttttttcttaatgaaCAATATCCAAGCtttgattattaattaatttcaaagaaatgatattgattatttatttggAAAGATAAAATTCCATGAcagtttcttgttttttttattatattttatttctttctaagTATTAGATTTTGGTGGTTAGGTTGTTCTCGTTGGACGGATAATGGAAAACATGATGTGTGAAGTTTCAAACTGTCTTTCTGATTGACTGGACATTGTTTTGGGTAGTATAGCGCCACATTGGTTTTGCGGTAGTTCTAGCTACTGAACTGATGTCCTTCAGTATGTATCCTATGCAAGTTTTTACTGGTTCATAAACAGAGATGATGGGCTAATATTCAGTTGTTGCGAGCCATCCTCTATCTCAGTCAAGGCTGAATTTGGTCTAGAGATTGACATTTCATTTTCGAAATTGTATCTCCTACACATAGACACAGTGCTTTGCGCTTGGAAATGCAACTCATCAAGTATATGCCCgctgattttatttttgtgtaggGGCCTGGTGACACAATTTTATGGAGATATATGAATTTGGGAAGAGTTCTTTCAAGGTTTGTAGGTTGACAACCATGGGGAAGAGGCTTTCTTGGTTGGCTGAATGTCCATGTAGTAAGTCGAATGGGGTTCTGtttaatttccttttccttcttcccttcaacTTCTTTACTGTTTGGTTGAACCATCCACTGCTGCCATGATGGCTCATTTTGGAGATGTCCGTCACATATAAGCATTTGCCCGAGCAAAGGTTTAATGGGGTAGTGTTGGTGGAGGAAATGAGGCTGGTGATGCCAATGTAGGAGTCAGAAGTAGGGGTTTGTGTTGGCCATGGAGGTTGAGAAGCCAGTTAAACAGTTGGTTCATGTTTGGAATGTTGCAATAGAgaatgtgaacaagaaattactttcattctcattcatttttttttcttttgataattgTGGATGTTCAGCTCAATTTACGTACACATCGACTAATTCCACGGGCCCTAAAGTTAATGACCGGATGAGCCTCCGGTGGCCCTTAGACTTTCATTCTCATTCATTTATGTCTTAAGACTTAAACATCCACAACATCATTATTGAATCCGTCTTGCAtagattatattatataattaaatgtttagaaaattcttaaaaattaaatctggattttaacttttcatattaaaaactttttaaattaagtCTGTCTTAAGTTCAGTAACTTAAACATTACCATCCAAGTAGtctttattaattttagaaGACGGTATCAaagttaaatatgttaatttttatcataagaaataagcaatgaaaaatgaattattctttaagtattttttaatctaaaatatGTTAGATTtcctaatattaaaatattttacaagcATTAATTATTAatccaattaaaatattaaattatttttcatattttcataagcaatttttattcaatgttaTAAAAATCGGATGTctcattgaataaaaaaagttattatagCATGATTTGATAATTGAATTGTGATAGATctctatataatataaatatataatttataatttatatattattaaaattataaaaaaatataagaatcttgaaattatatatatagattatagACACACTGACACTCACTGTAGCCCATGTTCGGAACATGAGTCATGACAtgtgacatatatatataaactgcGACCCATATTCGGCACAGTGACATGTGAAAGGATTATGACAAAAAAGTTGCGTCAGACATTTGAAACAAAGGTGGGCTATTtgaaagagacaaaaaaaataaaaaataaaacaaaacaaaaaccaaaaaattaaaaaaataatgtttgtccattaaacattaaatacgatttttttttttaagaatgggtttaattttctttttaaaataaaacatcttttaaattaaaaatacttttaaaaagacTCTATGAACGTTTGAAACGAAAATAGGTTGTTTGAaagagacaaaaagaaaaaaaaacgaacaaaacaaaaaacaaaaggaaaaataaaaaaaagaatcatgtttgtttataaaacattatatatgattttttaattttttttaaggaatttttttttttgacattttattaaatgtttattttaaaaaaaacacgtcttttagattaaaaatacttaaaaaaaagtttattaaaaagaatataagtTGCATCATACATATGaaataaaggtaaaaatattattaaaaagaacGTAAGTTGCCTCGTACATATGAAATGAAGGAAGGAAGCTAGGTTgtttggaagagagaaaaacaaaacgaaaaacaaaaacaaaaaacaaaaaaaaatattatattagtccacgaaacattatatatatgatttttcaaattttttaagaatgtttTTTTTACCCTTTATCAAATGTCTAattttttctaagaaaaaaacttttaaattagaaatatttttaaaaaaaaaacttcaaaaaaattctaagaatgtgcttaaataatgtttttttttaaaatgcttttaataaaaatatttttggaataattatttatgaaatattttgtcAAGAACCATTATAAATGGTTTTCAACGTGtaaaaagtgttttataaatatttcaactaaaatatttttttttaaaacatagaaaaacgAACTCTCAAAAttcctttgtaatttttctaagAAGTGTATGGGATCCGAAATCGTCCATGTCGTCCTCCATTTTGCTTGGGTTGCACACGGTTTGCTATGCTTCTTTTTTTATGCATTCCAAACATCCATCGATTGACCATTAGATGGGAAATTATTGAAGTCTAAAACTACCCGTCTTCCTCTCTCAAACCTGTCCTACCATTCTCTTTCACAGTGGTGGTAACAGGTGAAATCTCAACGTTAAATCATTATATATACTTTGTTTGTTTCCATGTTGTTGTCAAATTCTTACCTTGGGAACACATACTCCACTCTATGTGGGGTGCACGTTTGAAAGAGTCATCACTGACGTCTCCTCTGCAGTATTTAACAATGAAGAGACTGATCCTGAAACAATAAAACCTCTCAGAACCACTCTCCCTCTCAGTCTAAGCAATGGAGAGTGTTGTCTTGTATCCATCACCAGGGATGGGTCACCTCATCTCAATGGTGGAGCTTGGAAAGCTTATACTGAAACACCATCCTTCATTCTCCATCACCATATTCATTGTCACTCCACCTTACAACACTGGCTCTACTGCTCCTTATCTCGCCCGCGTCTCCTCCACCATTCCTTCCATCACTTTCCACCACCTCCCCACCATTTCTCTCCCTCTCGATTCTTTCTCCTCTCCCAACCATGAAACCCTTGCTTTCGAGCTCCTCCGCCTCAACAACCCTAACATCCACCAGGCCCTTGTGTCCATCTCCAACAATTCCTCCGTCCGTGCCCTTATCGTTGATTGCTTCTGTACAGCGGCGCTTTCTGTGGCTGCTCAACTCAACATTCCATTCTACTATTTCTTCACTTCTGGCGCCTGCTGCCTCGCTTCCTTCCTTTACCTCCCTTTCATTCACCAGCAGACTACCAAAAGCTTTAAAGACCTCAACACCCATCTCCATATTCCGGGTTTACCGCCGGTACCGGCCTCTGACATGGCGAAGCCGATACTTGACAGGGAGGATAAGGCTTATGAGTTATTCGTAAACATGTCCATACACTTGCCAAGATCAGCTGGAATCATTGTGAACACCTTTGAAGCGCTGGAACCAAGAGCTGTCAAAACGATTTTGGATGGGCTCTGCGTCCTTGACGGTCCAACCTCACCAATATTCTGCATAGGACCATTAATTGCAGCTGATGATCGAtccggtggtggtggtggtggaggggGAGGTAGCGGCATTCCTGAGTGTTTGACATGGCTCGAATCTCAACCAAAACGCAGcgttttgtttttgtgttttgggAGCTTGGGTTTGTTCTCAGAAGAACAGTTGAAGGAGATAGCGGTTGGGTTAGAGAGGAGTGGGCAGAGGTTCTTGTGGGTAGTGCGGAGCCCACCCTCCAAGGACCCGAGCAGGCGTTTTTTAGCACCACCGGAACCGGATTTGAATTCCCTTCTCCCAGATGGGTTTTTGGATCGAACCAAGGAGAGGGGCCTAATGGTGAAGTCGTGGGCTCCTCAGGTGGCCGTCTTGAATCACGCCTCTGTTGGAGGGTTTGTGACTCACTGTGGGTGGAACTCAGTGCTTGAAGCAGTGTGTGCAGGCGTGCCAATGGTGGCATGGCCACTATATGCCGAGCAAAGGTTTAACAGGGTGGTGCTGGTGGAGGAAATGAAGCTAGCCTTTCCAATGGAAGAGTCGGAAGAAGGGTTTGTTACTGCAACTGAGGTTGAGAAGCGAGTTAGAGAGTTGATGGAGTCGGAGGAAGGAAACACCCTTCGTCTCCGGATCATGGCCATGAAAGAAGCTGCTGAGACTGCAATGAGCGACGGTGGATCATCCCGCACCGCATTAACAAAACTGGTCAAGTCATGGAGGCCAGgatgagagaaagagaaggcTGTTCGTCTTAGCTTTCAATTTCTTCCAAATCCCGATTATTCGGTACCACTTCAACCTAGCAATTGTTTCATTAGCAAAATTTTGCATTTCTTTTAGCAGTTCAATTTTATTGTGTTCTTGGGTATTAAGTTTGTTAAcctaatagaaaataaataaataaaaaaagacaaatgATTAATATCCCATGAAGTGCACCAACATTAATAATCTAATAATCAAAATGAATGAAAGGAATTATAGTGGTGAAGTTCTAATAAAAAAACTCTTTCAATTGAGGCtgcattttataaaaataaaaaataaaactttaaacaTAAAAGGATTATATATAATAGGGTAaattcatcaattatcacataaaaaaattaaaaaaaaaaaattgaaaaagtgcTACCCCTTCCACCTTTACAAATTGACCGGACAACTCAATTCATATAAGCTTATGGGGAACTCAACCCTTGCGAGCTGGTCGAACAACTTGATCCTTGCGAGCTATCCGAGCAGCTTGATCCTTGGCATTTGAACAAAATACGATAATATTGATTCAAacttcataatctaacaaggtttAATTCCTTTCTtaactatttcatttttatcacaAATTTGGATGAATTTAATTATTCAATACAAACACCTTTGGACCATTTCTTGCAGTTTTCAATGATAATCCATAAAAACTTAGATATCATGCTTGTAAAGTCATGAACACGGAAGCAAAAATATCATCTATTATTAGCAGATAAAGTCCTAGGAGGGCCACACATTCTTGAAATCCATACGTTTTTCCAATGGATACACCCTTCAGTgtacagattttttttttgcatgcgTGAATAAATGACAATCCCGTTGTCACTTTGTTTTGATCtaacaatttcaaaatatatatatgttcctTTCTTTTACATGTCATTTTCCTTCTACCTTCTAAAAGTTGTCTTCTAGAGTCtcacttaaagttgttttggaCTCTATCGTGTGATTGTTACAGCCAATATCTAGACATTGAACATCTTGTGATTGATTCTTCTCAAGTAttcatataataaatacaattagaaatattaattcCCCCCTTTTCCAATGTTGGGATGGTACTCATCTTTCACACCATTATTAGAACTGTCCCACCTTGAaggtttattaaaaataaagcttccTATTTGTGattatctttattgaaaatattagaGTGACACCCCTAACCCAAGTAATTAAGGCTAAGGGGACAATGGTCATTTCATAGATGGGCCCAAAGGTCTAACATGTGAATAATGTCAGAAATGTGATATAGTCATTCATTAATGTTGGCCGGTTGCTTGTAACATATCAAAATAGTAATCAAAGATTATTAAATCAACTTTGAAAATGAAACAAAGTCCCACATGCACGagtatttaaaacatttttcaattagatttaattgaaataaagtAAACTAACTAGCTAGTGGTAAATAATggagcaaatttttttttttggtttttgccTATGATGAGACGAGTTTGGAAGAAGTATAAGTAGGTTAAGGATgtgtttgagatttttttgaaacttaAGACGGGTTGGACTATTGCTTTGTCCCTCGCCACCATATCCCGATTATatatagttataaaaataatttaatttaatttattttttcattttcccctTTTGTAACACATAAAATTtgccatatttttttgttaaaattaaaaaaaaaattatttataatttttttttatataattaaagtttttcaaaaaattaaattttaaaaataatatatatatatatatatatatatatatgtggtttgaaatttcattgaCTATTTCCCTTATTCCGAATAAGAAAAAAGTgactaaaattaataaatgaaaataatataaaagatatttaatgaaatttcaaatttataagaattacatatatttaatcaaaatttcaaaggagATGAATAAAATTAACTCAATTAGAAATCAATTACTTATATCTATTTACTTTATTATCTAATTCATTAATCACCACTTATGAATATAATCATCActtataattaccaaaatattatGGTACTTAACTTCATACCAAGGCCCAACAAAGTAAGGGGAACATAAGTACCTATAATCCCTTATGAATTTCTAATAGTATATATTCTAGAGGTCCAAAATTCCAACCAAATTTAATAGCATTCAATTTCCATCTTAGATTTTGGCAAGGCTTACATCAAGATTAAAACCAACATCCAATATTTTTGAatcatgcatttttttaaaaagatttaaggcgtattttttatcataattttagaaagtatttctaacatttttaatacttaaaaaataaaattttattttctaaaatcactatcaaatacactTTTAATTTATGTTATCACACATATCTCGGGTTAGGATAGTAATAAGCCCTGATTTCAAATTACCTCTTCGAGGGGCAtggttatttttcatttttccaacTTTACCATATGACCATACTAGTGTTTGAACCTCCTCTTCCACCAAAAATTTATTAGGGTAGTTGCCTTGTTCCTATCGCTGCTTTATATTTTCGTCCTTTTATGATAGGTTTAACCTCCTCAAAAGTTTGTTCAATCATTTTCACATGCTTCAAGCTATCAAGCACTTGCGTTTTGTATGGCAGCAGAAACATGTTCACGTTTTGCAGGCAAAGTTCTTAAAACTTGCTTATCAACAGTTTCTCTTCTTGAATTGTGTGTCCACAACTTCATATTAACAAAATCTCCATAAATTTTGAAGttctattgaaattattttatcacttCTCATGggattcttaatttttataatacttgCTATGCAACTTTAGCTTTCTAATCCCCAAAAAATTCTAGGAAGACTAACTTAATTTGCTTAGCCTGttgaatatatatacaagtataAAGAGACATAACAAGAGCAACTTTGCTTATGCTTTGTTAAACATATAATAAGCGTAATAAAGAGAGACAAGATTTTCTTGAGCAAGAATCACAAGGCTTGCAATGAAGAAGTCCATCTTTTGACACTTGGTTTTCACAAGATACCAATGGGCCTTTGGTGTACACTTAAGGTGTCTCTCAACGACTCACGATTACTTACTACTTACAGTTGGcctataataaatatattttcgaAAAGAGTAGATATAGATTTAATGAACATTAGATGATATTAAAAACTTGTGGAATAATATTTCCATGTGATTATCAAGTGTTAGGTACATGATAAATAAGTTTTAAGAAGCCTGTTTTGGcattaatcttattaatttaagaacttatttgacagtaattttaaaaaatattttttaacatttttaacaattaaatttttttaataattcaagtattagaaatgctaaaaattattttctaaatttactATCAAATGTGCTCTACATTTGTTATTATGATTAAGTACTAGTGGTTGTAAGTACATAGTTAACTATCCATATGTTAGTCCGATCTACACTAATTAAAGAGAATCTATATGTTTTTTGATttgaaagtttaaaataaaatagaaaataagaataatttaattaaatttttattcactttcaagaaaaaaaaatagtatttatatATGTGATTAAAAGGTAATACTCTAATATtacttttgacttaaaaatgtattaaataaaaaatatttttaatcgaATGATATGAATCGAGATATAGAAAAATGAGTTCTCATTCTACTTATATTTCTAAATAAGAccatgaaaacatattttttctatcttaaatagaaaataagcgaattataattttaataaaccaATCTTTCTTTTAGGGTTCTAGGATATTTTGACGTATGattagggagatattttgtgtttaaattagGGGAGTTtaaaccatgtttttaaagtaaggttttactttaaaaacaaaacaaaaatcccccccaaaaaaaaatcatgtttgtCCATCAAacattatatatgatttttaatttttctttaaaaaacatcttttaaattataaatactaTTAAAAAGACTCTAAATTACGTGAGATATAGGCCATTTGAAAgcgacaagaaaaaaaaaacaaaaaacaaaaaacaaaaaccaaataataataatgtttgtCCATAAAACATTATATACGATTTTTCGCCTTTTTAAGAATATTCTCTACATTTTATCaaatgtttatttaattttttttataaaaaatatcttttaaagtagattttctttttttttttaaaaaaaaaaaaactattaaaaagaCTTTAAGTTGCATCAGACGTTTAAAATGAAGTTAGGTTgtttgaaagagaaaaataaaacaaaaaatcaaaaagcaaaagacaaaaaataataataataataatgtttgcCCATAAAACATTATCTATGATTTTTCGATTTTTTAAGAATGTTCTTTACATTTTATCAAatgtctaatttttatttttttaaattagaaatacttttaaaaaaaacacagtTAAAAATCTTCTAAATTGTGTTAGACATTTGAAACAAAGGCAGACAGTTTGAAAAAgacaaagaaacaaaacaaaaaccgTGTTTGTgcataaaacattatatataatttttcaatttttttagaatgttCTCTACattttatcaaatgtttttttttaaacatcttttaaattagaaatactttaaaaaaaaaaatactattaagaAGACTTTAAGTTgctttagaaatttaaaatgaagATAGGTTgtttgaaagagagaaaaaaaacaaaacaaaacaaaaagcaataataataataataataataataataataatgtttgcccataaaacaatatatatgatttttcaaatttttaagaatGTTTTCTACATTTCGTCAaatgtctaattttttttttataaaaaaaacgtattttaaattacaaatactttaaaaaaaatactattaaaaagAGTTTAAATTGTGTTAGACATTTGGAACAAAGGCACACCGGTTGAAAGagacaacaaaacaaaacataagactatgtttggttcccggaaagtacaaaggaaagaaaaaaaatgctaaggaaaatgattttctcatgtttggttgtcctatgaaaaatatcaaagaaaatcaaatataattaaaactaattaaaaacttatatatttttaaattatttaatctttatattgatgagttaaaataaataaaatgagtttgaagtaacaaaaaaaataatttatcaacttttaatatattttttttatttttcttcactttttctttccttctacttttcctttgtattttctttccctcgtattttccctcaaattttccgggaaccaaacatagcctaaagaaaacaaaaatgatgtttgtccataaaacattatatatgattttaaaatcttttaaaaatgttCTCAACGTTTTATCAAAtgtgtattttcttttttaaaaaacatcttttaaattagaaatgcatttaaaaaaaaaaactattaaaaagaCTTTAAGTTGCATTGTACATTTGAAATGAAGGTAGGTtgtttgaaagagaaaaaaaccaagaaagaaaaaaaaaccaaaagaaaaaacaaaaagcaaaaaataaaaaaaaataaaatgtgtttgtacataaaacattatatattatttttcaatttttaagaatgttttctacatttgataaaatgtcaacttttttttaaatatgttttaaattataaatacttttaaaaaaaattattaaaaaggcCCTAAGAATGtgtttaaataatgttttttgtgaagtgtttttaataaaaatatattttttcaagaacCATTATAAATGGTTTTCCAACTTgtaaaaagtgttttctaaatatttcaactaaaacatttttttaaaacatagaaaaacgACCTCTCAAAATTCCTTCGTAATTATTGGAAGAAGCCTATAGGATCCGAAATTGTCCATGTCGTCCTCCATTTTGCTTGGGTTGCACATGGTTTGCTCTGCATCTTTTCTTATGCATTCCAAGCATCCATCGATTGACCATTAGATGGGAAATAATTGAAGTCTAAAACTACCCGTCTTCCTTTTCCACCATCCTCTCTCAAACCTGTCCTACCATTCTCTTTCACAGTGGTGCTAACAGTTGAAATCTCAACCTTaaatcattatatattttttgatgaTTGACTTCTCCCCCTTGTCCTTTTGCTTTCTGCACTATTTAACAATGAAGAGACTGATCCTTAAACAGTTAAACCTCTCTCCCTCTCAGTCTAAGCAATGGAGAGTGTTGTCTTGTATCCATCACCAGGGATGGGTCACCTCATCTCAATGGTGGAGCTTGGAAAGCTTATACTGAAACACCATCCTTCATTCTCCATCACCATATTCATTGTCACTCCACCTTACAACACTGGCTCTACTGCTCCTTATCTCGCCCGCGTCTCCTCCAC contains these protein-coding regions:
- the LOC100261214 gene encoding UDP-glycosyltransferase 88A1, whose translation is MESVVLYPSPGMGHLISMVELGKLILKHHPSFSITIFIVTPPYNTGSTAPYLARVSSTIPSITFHHLPTISLPLDSFSSPNHETLAFELLRLNNPNIHQALVSISNNSSVRALIVDCFCTAALSVAAQLNIPFYYFFTSGACCLASFLYLPFIHQQTTKSFKDLNTHLHIPGLPPVPASDMAKPILDREDKAYELFVNMSIHLPRSAGIIVNTFEALEPRAVKTILDGLCVLDGPTSPIFCIGPLIAADDRSGGGGGGGGGSGIPECLTWLESQPKRSVLFLCFGSLGLFSEEQLKEIAVGLERSGQRFLWVVRSPPSKDPSRRFLAPPEPDLNSLLPDGFLDRTKERGLMVKSWAPQVAVLNHASVGGFVTHCGWNSVLEAVCAGVPMVAWPLYAEQRFNRVVLVEEMKLAFPMEESEEGFVTATEVEKRVRELMESEEGNTLRLRIMAMKEAAETAMSDGGSSRTALTKLVKSWRPG